In Lacerta agilis isolate rLacAgi1 chromosome 8, rLacAgi1.pri, whole genome shotgun sequence, one genomic interval encodes:
- the NDUFA10 gene encoding NADH dehydrogenase [ubiquinone] 1 alpha subcomplex subunit 10, mitochondrial, whose amino-acid sequence MSLAPVLRAGGARAGLSSLRVARLHVSSRCSLQYNWLAYFLGERTTPRLNEYSKVITVEGNLRSGKGKLAQQVAEKLGLRYFPEADSHYVDRVTADGTILDSKFGGNCSLEKFYNSPKHPDGNSYRLQAWLFSNRLLQYADALEHLLTTGQGVVLERSPYSDFVFLEAMYKQGYIHKRCVEHYDTMKNLSLSDFLPPHLIIYIDVPVSEVMKRIEERGKPYEKKVSPAYLQSIEDGYKKSFLPQISETSEVLEYTTSEAEQVEKIIEDIEYLKFNKGPWLEQDDVTFHHLRVLVQDKYSVILPTTLPFYIPEITVGGLDADKAYYEYKELPGRKYAQGYNAEVGDKWIWLK is encoded by the exons ATGTCCTTGGCGCCGGTGCTGCGGGCTGGCGGGGCCCGCGCCGGGCTCAGCTCGCTCAGGGTG GCAAGGCTTCATGTGAGTTCCCGGTGCAGCCTACAGTATAACTGGCTGGCGTATTTTTTGGGAGAGAGAACTACTCCAAGGTTGAATGAATACAGCAAAGTCATCACGGTGGAAGGCAATCTACGAAGCGGCAAGGGCAAGCTTGCACAGCAAGTAGCAGAGAAGCTAG GTTTGCGATACTTTCCAGAAGCAGATAGTCATTATGTGGACAGGGTCACAGCGGATGGAACAATATTGGATTCAAAATTTGGCGGTAACTGTAGCCTGGAGAAATTTTACAACAGTCCTAAACACCCAGATGGAAACTCGTATCGGCTTCAAGCCTGGTTATTCAGTAACCGCCTCCTACAGTATGCTGATGCCCTGGAACACCTGCTGACCACAG GACAAGGAGTGGTTCTGGAGCGCTCCCCCTACAGTGACTTTGTGTTCTTGGAGGCGATGTATAAGCAGGGCTACATCCACAAGAGGT GCGTGGAGCACTACGATACAATGAAGAATCTTAGTCTTTCTGATTTCTTGCCTCCTCACCTGATCATTTATATTGATGTACCTGTCTCAGAAGTAATGAAAAGGATTGAAGAGAGAGGCAAG ccctATGAAAAGAAAGTATCACCTGCGTATCTTCAGAGCATTGAAGATGGCTACAAGAAATCTTTCCTGCCTCAGATAAG TGAGACTTCTGAGGTCTTGGAGTATACCACAAGCGAGGCTGAACAGGTGGAAAAA ATAATAGAAGATATTGAGTACCTGAAGTTCAACAAGGGACCTTGGCTCGAACAGGACGACGTCACTTTTCATCACTTGAGGGTTCT GGTACAGGACAAGTACAGTGTGATCCTTCCTACAACTCTCCCTTTCTACATACCTGAAATCACAGTGGGAGGCCTCGATGCTGACAAAGCATATTATGAATACAAGGAG CTTCCTGGACGTAAATACGCCCAAGGCTACAACGCTGAGGTTGGCGACAAATGGATCTGGCTGAAATAA